The following are encoded in a window of Arachis duranensis cultivar V14167 unplaced genomic scaffold, aradu.V14167.gnm2.J7QH unplaced_Scaffold_165934, whole genome shotgun sequence genomic DNA:
- the LOC127743870 gene encoding uncharacterized protein LOC127743870: protein MTIVAYSLSLPSLLFFFPLFLFLLNFLYVTLDLCAKSNPAVAEFCAAATSPLLPLSFHSSPFTNVIECTGSDDTDLVDELPDHSCFVEDEIPRVEMRFEHLKLV, encoded by the exons ATGACCATTGTTgcctattctctctctcttccctctcttctctttttcttccctctttttctatttctcctcAATTTCCTGTACGTTACTCTTGATCTTTGTGCAAAGTCCAACCCAGCAGTGGCTGAGTTCTGTGCCGCTGCAACATCACCTCTGCTACCCCTCTCTTTTCATTCTTCTCCTTTCACCAAC GTCATAGAATGTACGGGAAGTGATGACACGGATCTTGTTGATGAG TTACCGGATCATAGTTGCTTTGTCGAAGACGAAATACCAAGAGTTGAGATGCGGTTTGAGCATTTGAAGCTGGTTTAG